One window of Candidatus Coatesbacteria bacterium genomic DNA carries:
- the mnmA gene encoding tRNA 2-thiouridine(34) synthase MnmA has product MDGPEKQSADLRTRTADRPVLVGLSGGVDSAVAAGLLHRAGARVGGLFVRTCAQREAEAAALDAAHRTATELGIEFTVHDAAAQFQRTVLREALRIATAGGTPSVCPYCNARLKLAVLAREAERRGTRLIATGHYARVTVVNDVPRLRRAAARERDQSYFLHQLAPELLERLVLPLGGLDKSRVRALARRWGLIAARRPDSMDLCPALADSLATELIRRAPQQALPGPLLDHHGRELGTHQGLFRYTIGQRRGLGLGGGTAEPLYVVAKDPGRRALFVGPEELLWSREIDVELQGPLHQPPPAGLTCRPRRNHPGAPVEVLERDDGTLRLRFLAPQRALTPGQIAVLYADELVVGGGVIRLPRP; this is encoded by the coding sequence TCGCCGCCGGTCTGCTCCACCGGGCCGGAGCCCGCGTCGGCGGTCTGTTCGTCCGCACCTGTGCGCAGCGCGAGGCGGAAGCGGCCGCTCTGGACGCCGCCCACCGCACGGCGACGGAGTTGGGGATCGAGTTCACGGTCCACGACGCGGCGGCACAATTCCAGCGAACGGTGCTGCGGGAGGCCCTGCGCATCGCGACCGCCGGCGGAACGCCCAGCGTCTGCCCCTACTGCAACGCCCGGCTCAAACTGGCCGTCTTGGCCCGGGAGGCCGAACGCCGGGGAACCCGGTTGATCGCCACGGGCCACTACGCCCGCGTCACCGTCGTCAACGACGTACCCCGACTCAGGCGCGCAGCGGCGCGGGAACGGGACCAGTCCTACTTCCTCCACCAACTCGCCCCGGAGCTGCTGGAGCGGCTGGTCCTGCCCCTGGGCGGGTTGGACAAAAGCCGGGTCCGCGCGCTGGCCCGCCGTTGGGGGCTGATCGCCGCCCGGCGCCCCGACAGCATGGACCTCTGCCCCGCCCTGGCCGATTCCCTCGCCACCGAGCTGATCCGCCGCGCCCCGCAACAGGCCCTGCCCGGACCGCTGCTCGACCACCACGGCCGCGAGCTTGGCACACACCAGGGGCTGTTCCGCTACACCATCGGCCAGCGCCGGGGCCTGGGCCTGGGCGGCGGGACGGCGGAACCGCTCTACGTGGTCGCCAAGGACCCCGGTCGTCGGGCCCTGTTCGTCGGCCCCGAGGAGCTGCTCTGGAGCCGGGAGATCGATGTCGAGCTCCAGGGGCCGCTCCACCAACCCCCGCCCGCCGGGCTCACCTGCCGACCGCGCCGCAACCACCCCGGCGCCCCCGTCGAGGTGCTGGAACGCGACGACGGGACGCTGCGCTTGCGCTTCCTCGCCCCCCAACGGGCGCTGACCCCGGGCCAGATCGCCGTGCTCTACGCCGACGAGCTCGTCGTCGGCGGCGGGGTGATCCGCCTGCCCCGACCCTAG
- the lpdA gene encoding dihydrolipoyl dehydrogenase, whose product MAHIAILGGGPAGYVGALRAAQLGARVTLVEERWLGGTCLHVGCIPTKTLVDAATLYRELSDRSFKRSGLALDNLRFELDELRKRRDSTVKRLVTGVRGLLEKAGVEVVEARGKLSEPGVLRWENGDDEGVIEADYVLLSTGSQPAKPPVPGIELAWTSADAVALPEVPERLIVIGAGVIGLEFACIYSALGSEVTVVEMLERALPMEDAELTEVLSKQLKRAGITVHTDTRVLGVEELDDGGYEVTMSRNGDERDLRKECDRVLVATGRKPSLSGIDTGSLGLEVQQGGLVVDARLRTTLERTYAAGDCIGGHMLAHVASYEAEVAVEHMITEDGEVHYDCVPRCVFTIPELSAVGFSEDEAATAGIEVLVGCFPYRASGKALTAGHTAGLVKVIADAADNRVIGGGVCGPRASELIAELALACANRLTLDQVAETIHAHPTLPEMVREASLDALGRALHI is encoded by the coding sequence TTGGCCCACATCGCCATCCTCGGCGGCGGACCGGCCGGCTACGTCGGCGCCTTGCGGGCGGCCCAGCTCGGCGCCCGCGTGACCCTCGTCGAAGAGCGCTGGCTGGGCGGCACCTGCCTGCACGTCGGCTGCATCCCGACCAAGACCCTCGTCGACGCCGCCACCCTGTACCGCGAGTTGAGCGATCGTTCCTTCAAGCGTTCCGGCCTGGCCCTCGACAACCTGCGCTTCGAGCTGGACGAGCTGCGTAAGCGTCGGGATTCGACGGTCAAGCGCCTAGTGACCGGCGTGCGCGGCCTGCTCGAGAAGGCGGGCGTCGAGGTTGTCGAGGCCCGCGGCAAGCTGAGCGAGCCCGGCGTGCTACGCTGGGAGAACGGCGACGATGAAGGTGTCATCGAGGCCGACTATGTCCTGCTCTCGACGGGTTCCCAACCGGCGAAGCCCCCGGTGCCGGGCATCGAGCTGGCCTGGACCAGCGCCGATGCCGTGGCCTTGCCCGAGGTTCCCGAGCGCCTGATCGTCATCGGCGCCGGGGTCATCGGGCTGGAATTCGCCTGCATCTACAGCGCTCTGGGTAGCGAGGTGACCGTCGTCGAGATGCTCGAGCGGGCCCTGCCGATGGAGGACGCCGAGTTGACCGAGGTGTTGTCCAAGCAGCTCAAGCGCGCCGGGATAACCGTCCATACCGATACCCGGGTGCTGGGCGTCGAGGAGCTCGATGACGGCGGCTACGAGGTGACGATGAGCCGCAACGGTGACGAGCGGGACCTGCGTAAGGAGTGCGACCGCGTGCTGGTGGCCACGGGACGCAAGCCCTCCCTCAGCGGTATCGACACCGGATCCCTCGGTCTGGAGGTTCAGCAGGGCGGGCTCGTCGTCGACGCCAGGCTGCGTACTACGCTGGAACGCACCTACGCCGCCGGGGATTGCATCGGCGGCCACATGCTGGCCCACGTGGCCAGCTATGAGGCCGAGGTCGCCGTCGAGCACATGATCACCGAGGACGGCGAGGTGCATTACGATTGTGTCCCGCGCTGCGTCTTCACCATCCCCGAGCTGTCGGCGGTGGGCTTTAGCGAGGACGAGGCCGCCACGGCCGGTATCGAGGTTCTCGTCGGCTGCTTCCCCTACCGGGCCTCGGGCAAGGCCCTGACCGCGGGCCACACCGCGGGGTTGGTCAAGGTCATCGCCGACGCCGCCGACAACCGGGTCATCGGCGGCGGGGTCTGCGGACCCCGGGCCAGCGAGCTGATCGCCGAGCTGGCTCTGGCCTGCGCCAACCGCTTGACCCTGGACCAGGTCGCCGAGACGATTCACGCTCACCCCACCCTGCCGGAGATGGTCCGCGAAGCCTCTCTGGACGCCCTGGGACGCGCCCTGCACATCTAA